A genomic region of Equus caballus isolate H_3958 breed thoroughbred chromosome 1, TB-T2T, whole genome shotgun sequence contains the following coding sequences:
- the TRPM7 gene encoding transient receptor potential cation channel subfamily M member 7 isoform X4, which translates to MSQKSWIESTLTKRECVYIIPSSKDPHRCLPGCQICQQLVRCFCGRLVKQHACFTASLAMKYSDVKLGDHFNQTPEEWSVEKHTEQSPTDAYGVINFQGGSHSYRAKYVRLSYDTKPEIILQLLLKEWQMELPKLVISVHGGMQKFELHPRIKQLIGKGLIKAAVTTGAWILTGGVNTGVAKHVGDALKEHASRSSRKICTIGIAPWGVIENRNDLVGRDVVAPYQTLLNPLSKLNVLNNLHSHFILVDDGTVGKYGAEVRLRRELEKTINQQRIHARIGQGVPVVALIFEGGPNVILTVLEYLQESPPVPVVVCEGTGRAADLLAYIYKQTEEGG; encoded by the exons tCCCAGAAATCCTGGATAGAAAGCACTTTGACCAAGAGGgaatgtgtatatattatacCAAGTTCCAAAGACCCTCACAG ATGCCTTCCAGGATGTCAAATTTGTCAGCAACTCGTCAG gtgtTTTTGTGGTCGCTTAGTCAAGCAACATGCTTGTTTTACTGCAAGTCTTGCCATGAAATACTCAGATGTGAAATTGGGTGACCATTTTAATCAGACACCAGAAGAATGGTCTGTGGAAAAACATACAGAACAGAGCCCAACGGATGCATATGGAGTCATAAATTTTCAAGGGGGTTCTCATTCCTACAGAGCAAAG tATGTGAGACTGTCCTATGACACCAAACCTGAAATCATTCTGCAACTTTTGCTTAAAGAATGGCAAATGGAATTACCCAAACTTGTTATCTCTGTACATGGGGGCATGCAGAAATTTGAGCTTCACCCACGAATCAAGCAGTTGATTGGAAAGGGTCTCATTAAAGCTGCAGTTACGACCGGAGCCTGGATTTTAACTGGAGGAGTAAACACAG GTGTGGCAAAACATGTTGGTGATGCCCTCAAAGAACATGCTTCCAGATCATCTCGAAAGATTTGCACTATTGGAATAGCTCCATGGGGAGTGATTGAGAACAGAAATGATCTTGTTGGGAGAGAt GTGGTTGCTCCTTATCAAACCTTATTGAACCCTCTGAGCAAACTGAATGTTCTAAATAATCTGCATTCCCATTTCATATTGGTGGATGATGGCACTGTTGGAAAGTATGGGGCAGAAGTCAGACTGAGACGAGAACTTGAAAAAACTATTAATCAGCAAAGAATTCATGCTA gAATTGGTCAAGGTGTCCCTGTGGTAGCCCTTATATTTGAGGGTGGGCCAAATGTTATCCTCACAGTTTTAGAATACCTTCAGGAAAGTCCTCCTGTTCCAGTTGTTGTATGTGAAGGAACAGGCAGAGCTGCAGATCTACTAgcatatatttataaacaaacaGAAGAAGGAGGGTGA